The proteins below are encoded in one region of Apium graveolens cultivar Ventura chromosome 4, ASM990537v1, whole genome shotgun sequence:
- the LOC141718023 gene encoding cytochrome c1-2, heme protein, mitochondrial, with translation MVGGGAIQRLLRTRLLSQSTGRPVLSSLLAKKDQEEAKSAGMKSLRAFALLGAGVTGLLGFATIASADESEHGLECPSYPWPHAGILSSYDHASIRRGHQVYQQVCASCHSMSLVSYRDLVGVAYTEEETKAMAAEIEVVDGPNDEGEMFTRPGKLSDKFPEPYPNEQAARFANGGAYPPDLSVITKARHNGQNYVFALLTGYREPPAGVSVREGLHYNPYFPGGAIAMPKMLNDGAVEYEDGTPATEAQMGKDIVSFLSWAAEPEMEERKLMGFKWILVLSLAFLQAGYYRRLKWSVLKSRKVIVDVVN, from the exons ATGGTTGGGGGTGGAGCAATTCAACGATTACTCAGGACAAGACTCCTATCTCAATCCACT GGCCGTCCAGTTTTGTCCTCTCTTCTAGCTAAGAAAGATCAAGAGGAAGCTAAATCTGCTGGCATGAAGTCCCTTAGAGCATTTGCCCTTCTTGGAGCCGGTGTTACAGGGCTTCTGGGCTTTGCTACAATAGCTTCTGCTGATGAGTCTGAGCATGGTTTGGAGTGTCCTAGCTATCCATGGCCTCATGCAGGGATTCTGAGTTCATATGATCACGCCTC GATTCGTCGTGGTCATCAGGTGTACCAACAAGTCTGTGCATCCTGCCATTCAATGTCCCTAGTTTCATATCGTGACTTGGTGGGTGTGGCATATACAGAGGAGGAAACAAAGGCTATGGCTGCTGAAATTGAGGTTGTTGATGGACCTAATGATGAGGGTGAGATGTTTACCCGTCCTGGTAAACTGAGTGATAAATTTCCTGAGCCATATCCAAATGAGCAGGCAGCTAGATTTGCCAATGGAGGGGCTTATCCTCCTGATTTAAGTGTTATTACCAAG GCTCGTCATAATGGTCAGAATTACGTATTTGCCCTTCTAACTGGTTACCGTGAACCACCTGCCGGAGTTTCT GTCAGAGAAGGACTGCACTATAATCCATACTTCCCTGGTGGAGCTATTGCTATGCCCAAAATGCTTAACGATGGTGCTGTTGAGTACGAAGATGGTACTCCAGCGACAGAAGCTCAG ATGGGTAAAGATATTGTCAGCTTTTTATCTTGGGCTGCAGAACCAGAGATGGAAGAGAGGAAACTG ATGGGATTCAAGTGGATATTAGTACTCTCCCTGGCCTTTCTTCAAGCAGGATACTACAGACGCTTGAAGTGGTCTGTTCTCAAATCCCGGAAGGTGATTGTTGACGTTGTCAATTAA